A DNA window from Verrucomicrobiia bacterium contains the following coding sequences:
- the rpmJ gene encoding 50S ribosomal protein L36, with amino-acid sequence MKVRASVKKLCENCKMVRRKGVIRVICTNPRHKQRQG; translated from the coding sequence ATGAAAGTGAGAGCTTCAGTTAAAAAACTCTGCGAGAACTGCAAAATGGTCCGCAGAAAGGGAGTGATCCGTGTGATTTGCACGAACCCCCGCCACAAGCAGCGGCAGGGCTGA
- the rpsN gene encoding 30S ribosomal protein S14, translating to MAKKSWLERNKRKAATVKKYAVIRAELKARGDYAGLAKLPRNASPVRLVNRCEFSGRRRAYLRKYGISRLTFREAALSGLIPGVVKASW from the coding sequence ATGGCCAAAAAATCCTGGCTGGAACGAAACAAGCGCAAGGCGGCGACCGTGAAGAAATACGCGGTGATCCGGGCGGAATTGAAGGCGCGCGGCGATTACGCCGGGCTGGCCAAACTCCCGCGGAATGCCAGTCCTGTCCGCCTGGTGAACCGGTGCGAATTCAGCGGACGCCGCCGCGCCTACCTTCGCAAGTACGGCATTTCCCGGCTGACGTTCCGTGAGGCGGCGCTCTCAGGGCTCATTCCGGGAGTGGTCAAGGCCAGTTGGTAA
- a CDS encoding DNA-directed RNA polymerase subunit alpha has protein sequence MPVRLGRFELPKRLTKDESTATDHYARFVAEPFETGYGHTIGNSLRRVLLSSLEGAAVVSLKIDGAMHEFTAVDGVVEDVTEIVLNLKKVKFKVHNREPQTLLLSVNKEGPVTAGDIQLNQNVELVNPDQHLCTLDRKKKFEMELEVKVGRGFCPGEENKKADQAIGVIAIDSLFSPVSRVRYTVEQARVGQKTDYDKLVLELWTDGRVSPDDALTQASAILQHHLDVFVGYDKNAVEFEEEQKPVDDEKAKLKKLLNMSVNEIELSVRAANCLNNANITTVGQLALKSEQEMLKYRNFGKKSLNEIKEKLSGLGLALGMNLDPALLEAAPPPVETRNL, from the coding sequence ATGCCTGTCCGTCTCGGTCGTTTTGAACTGCCCAAGCGGTTGACCAAGGATGAGTCCACCGCCACCGATCATTATGCCCGGTTTGTCGCCGAGCCCTTTGAAACCGGTTATGGCCACACCATCGGCAATTCCCTTCGCCGCGTGCTGCTGAGCTCCCTGGAGGGCGCCGCCGTCGTGTCCCTGAAAATTGACGGCGCGATGCATGAGTTCACCGCCGTGGACGGGGTGGTTGAGGACGTGACGGAAATTGTGCTCAACCTCAAGAAGGTGAAGTTCAAGGTGCACAACCGGGAGCCCCAGACACTGCTGCTTTCGGTGAACAAGGAGGGGCCGGTGACCGCCGGTGACATCCAGTTGAACCAGAATGTCGAGCTGGTGAATCCGGACCAGCATCTGTGCACCCTGGACCGCAAGAAGAAGTTTGAGATGGAGCTGGAGGTGAAGGTGGGGCGCGGGTTCTGTCCCGGAGAGGAGAACAAGAAGGCCGACCAGGCCATCGGCGTCATCGCCATTGATTCGCTGTTCTCCCCGGTGTCACGGGTCCGGTATACCGTCGAGCAGGCGCGGGTCGGGCAGAAGACCGACTACGACAAGCTCGTGCTTGAGCTCTGGACCGACGGCCGCGTCTCCCCCGACGACGCGCTCACCCAGGCGTCGGCAATTCTCCAGCATCACCTCGATGTCTTCGTGGGGTATGACAAGAATGCGGTGGAGTTTGAGGAGGAGCAGAAGCCGGTGGACGACGAGAAGGCCAAGCTCAAGAAGTTGCTCAACATGTCGGTCAACGAGATCGAATTGAGCGTCCGGGCGGCCAACTGCCTGAACAACGCCAACATCACGACGGTCGGGCAGCTGGCGCTCAAATCCGAGCAGGAGATGCTCAAATACCGGAATTTCGGCAAGAAATCGCTCAACGAGATCAAGGAGAAGCTCTCGGGCCTGGGGCTCGCACTGGGCATGAACCTGGATCCGGCGCTGCTGGAGGCCGCACCGCCGCCGGTAGAAACCCGCAACCTCTAA
- the rplF gene encoding 50S ribosomal protein L6, translating to MSRIGKSPVVIPAKVKVTVSANRVAAEGPRGRLEFSLPKHTSAEVSGSEVRVQRDGDGGAARSMHGLARAIIQNMVTGVSDGFSKKLEIQGVGFKASVQGTTVNLALGFSHPILYALPAGIKVTVEENTKLTVEGADKELVGRVAAEIRSYYPPEPYKGKGVRYAGEKVTRKEGKTVQ from the coding sequence ATGTCCCGTATTGGAAAATCCCCGGTGGTCATCCCCGCCAAAGTCAAGGTGACCGTTTCCGCGAACCGGGTCGCTGCGGAAGGTCCCCGTGGCCGGCTCGAGTTTTCACTGCCGAAGCACACTTCCGCGGAGGTGTCCGGCAGCGAGGTCCGCGTGCAGCGGGATGGCGACGGTGGGGCGGCCAGGTCCATGCACGGTCTGGCCCGCGCCATCATTCAAAACATGGTGACCGGAGTGTCCGATGGCTTCAGCAAGAAGCTCGAGATTCAAGGGGTCGGTTTCAAGGCATCCGTTCAGGGGACCACCGTGAATCTGGCGCTTGGATTCAGCCATCCGATTCTTTATGCGCTGCCCGCCGGGATCAAGGTGACCGTCGAGGAGAACACCAAGTTGACGGTGGAGGGTGCCGACAAGGAGCTCGTGGGCCGTGTGGCGGCCGAGATTCGCAGCTATTACCCGCCGGAACCCTACAAGGGCAAGGGCGTCCGGTACGCCGGGGAAAAGGTCACCCGCAAGGAGGGCAAGACGGTCCAGTAG
- the rpsE gene encoding 30S ribosomal protein S5 produces MRGPHRRGPEPSDDRDGGFAEKTLFINRSAKVVKGGRRFSFSALVVAGDRQGRVGIGLGKGAEVSDAIRKGGENAKARLLTIAIRNNTIPHEVLAEFDGARVLLRPASPGTGLICGKTVRAVVESVGIRDVLSKSLGSKNPANVAKATLSALMQLRLREQILKTRGIEPRNSKPD; encoded by the coding sequence ATGCGGGGTCCGCATCGTCGCGGTCCGGAGCCGTCCGACGATCGGGATGGGGGCTTCGCGGAAAAGACCCTGTTCATCAACCGCTCCGCCAAGGTGGTCAAGGGTGGGCGACGCTTCAGTTTCAGCGCCCTCGTGGTTGCCGGAGACCGGCAGGGCCGGGTGGGCATCGGCCTGGGCAAGGGGGCTGAAGTCAGCGATGCGATCCGAAAGGGGGGCGAGAATGCGAAGGCACGCCTCCTGACGATTGCGATCCGGAACAACACCATTCCCCACGAGGTGCTGGCCGAGTTCGACGGCGCCCGCGTCTTGTTGCGTCCGGCCAGCCCGGGAACCGGATTGATCTGCGGCAAGACGGTCCGGGCGGTCGTGGAGTCGGTGGGGATCCGGGATGTGCTTTCCAAATCCCTGGGCTCCAAAAACCCGGCCAACGTGGCAAAGGCCACGCTGAGCGCCCTGATGCAGCTCCGGCTCCGCGAGCAGATTCTCAAGACCCGCGGCATCGAGCCCCGGAATTCCAAACCCGACTGA
- the rplQ gene encoding 50S ribosomal protein L17: MRHLKRNKKLGRKGDHRNAMLANLVGSLIKHRRVTTTLSKAKAARPVAEKLVTLGKRAQAALTAAASTSDEQAKAAAVAENVYCRRLVAARLRQQPRTHFAGTPKVKGRTLREQWREQHDVVHLLCDHIAPVFKDRAGGYTRIVQLGQRTGDAAKTAILEWVEAPLDKAAGEDTAVAAPSPTSQENR, encoded by the coding sequence ATGCGCCACCTTAAGCGCAACAAAAAGCTCGGACGCAAGGGCGACCACCGCAATGCGATGCTCGCCAATCTCGTGGGCAGTCTCATCAAGCACCGTCGCGTGACCACAACCCTTTCCAAGGCAAAGGCCGCCCGCCCGGTTGCCGAGAAGCTGGTCACCCTGGGCAAGCGTGCCCAGGCGGCGTTGACCGCCGCGGCGAGCACCTCGGACGAGCAGGCCAAGGCGGCCGCCGTTGCTGAGAACGTGTACTGCCGCCGTCTGGTCGCCGCCCGGTTGCGCCAGCAGCCCCGCACCCATTTTGCGGGCACCCCCAAGGTGAAGGGCCGGACGTTGCGCGAGCAGTGGCGGGAACAGCACGATGTCGTCCACCTGCTCTGCGACCACATTGCCCCCGTGTTCAAGGACCGCGCTGGCGGCTACACGAGGATTGTGCAGCTGGGCCAGCGGACGGGTGATGCGGCGAAAACGGCCATCCTGGAATGGGTTGAGGCGCCGCTCGACAAGGCGGCGGGTGAGGACACTGCCGTGGCCGCCCCGTCTCCGACCTCGCAGGAGAACAGGTAG
- a CDS encoding cyclic nucleotide-binding domain-containing protein: MSADSSNAEYKVWAADDVVYGPVPLDTLVQWVRDERVLRGTWIHAVAANQWIKAEDLRELSDAFAGRAGAAAPAEGPEPTLLISGLRPGMLRRVKALSTMNDQQLGRFVQLMEVVRSEAYKLIVKQGSPGDAMYAVLDGEVRARMMVGGKETELARFGPGDIFGEMSLFDGGPRSADVVANSTSTLLRITAERFERLCREQPELANPLLFELAKSLAKRIRADDKKIADVYRLARVGGLD; this comes from the coding sequence ATGTCCGCCGATTCCTCCAACGCAGAATACAAAGTCTGGGCCGCCGACGACGTGGTGTATGGACCGGTGCCGTTGGACACCCTGGTGCAATGGGTCCGGGATGAGCGGGTGCTCCGCGGCACCTGGATTCACGCCGTCGCGGCCAACCAATGGATCAAGGCGGAGGATCTCCGCGAACTGTCCGACGCCTTCGCCGGCCGCGCCGGCGCAGCGGCACCCGCCGAGGGACCGGAGCCCACCCTGCTGATTTCCGGGCTCCGACCGGGAATGCTCCGCCGGGTCAAGGCTCTGTCCACCATGAACGACCAGCAGCTCGGGCGCTTCGTCCAGTTGATGGAGGTGGTCCGCAGCGAAGCCTACAAGTTGATCGTCAAGCAGGGTTCTCCGGGTGATGCCATGTACGCGGTACTCGATGGCGAGGTCCGGGCGCGGATGATGGTGGGTGGCAAGGAGACGGAACTCGCCCGTTTCGGCCCCGGCGACATCTTCGGCGAGATGAGTCTGTTTGATGGTGGACCGAGATCTGCCGATGTCGTGGCCAACAGCACGTCCACGCTCCTGCGCATCACCGCGGAACGGTTCGAGCGTCTGTGCCGGGAACAGCCCGAACTGGCCAACCCGCTTTTGTTTGAGCTGGCCAAGTCGCTGGCCAAGAGGATCCGCGCCGACGACAAGAAGATCGCGGATGTGTACCGCCTCGCCCGCGTGGGCGGCCTCGACTAG
- a CDS encoding gluconate:H+ symporter, protein MNPTDWKLIALAFASIGILVLLITRAKVNAFIALLLASLVVGAGSVALGRVVRDAAGRDVGYTLLGVARSFSEGLGATLGGIAAIVGLGTMLGKLLAESGGAEVLARRFVAFFGPHRIQWCIMALALAVGLTTWFAVGLVLLLPILLTLTHETRQPFLSLTLPLLACLSVMHGVMPPHPGPVVAVEALQVDMGLVLIWGFVIGIPTAAVAGPLFARWAVKHVEAHPPPVPRRADTLPPGFRLPGFGVTLFSILMPVGLMLLATLAELTLEKGDKLRELATFAGNPMIALTLAVLFAMWSLGLACGYRPVEVLRFTESSIAAVGMTLLVIGGGGGFARVLRDSGVAESIGRLGEAVHLSPLMYGWMVSAFIRVATGSATVAITTASGLLVPVLAAYPEMGQNHKALIVVAIGCGSLFLSHLNDSGFWIVKDSLGLTVPQTLRTWTVCETIVGIVGMLLSLAVYQML, encoded by the coding sequence ATGAATCCCACGGACTGGAAGCTCATTGCGCTCGCCTTTGCGTCCATCGGGATTTTGGTCCTGCTGATCACGCGGGCCAAGGTGAACGCCTTCATCGCACTGTTGCTGGCTTCACTGGTGGTGGGAGCCGGGTCCGTCGCCCTGGGGCGCGTGGTCAGGGATGCCGCGGGGCGGGACGTGGGATACACCCTGCTGGGTGTCGCACGTTCGTTTTCCGAGGGGCTTGGGGCCACCCTCGGGGGCATCGCGGCCATTGTCGGCCTGGGCACGATGCTGGGGAAGCTGCTGGCCGAGTCCGGTGGGGCCGAGGTGCTGGCCCGCCGGTTCGTGGCGTTCTTTGGACCCCATCGCATTCAGTGGTGCATCATGGCGCTGGCCCTTGCGGTGGGTCTGACCACCTGGTTTGCGGTCGGCCTGGTGCTGCTGCTGCCGATCCTGCTCACGCTGACCCACGAGACCCGTCAGCCGTTCCTCAGTCTGACCCTGCCGCTGTTGGCCTGCCTGTCGGTGATGCACGGGGTCATGCCGCCGCATCCAGGGCCGGTGGTGGCAGTCGAAGCATTGCAGGTGGACATGGGGTTGGTCCTGATTTGGGGGTTTGTCATCGGCATTCCGACGGCGGCCGTTGCCGGCCCGCTGTTTGCGCGGTGGGCGGTGAAGCATGTCGAAGCGCACCCGCCGCCCGTGCCGCGCCGGGCCGATACCCTGCCTCCCGGATTCCGGCTCCCGGGATTTGGGGTCACCCTGTTTTCGATCCTGATGCCGGTCGGCCTGATGCTCCTGGCCACCCTGGCGGAACTAACACTGGAAAAGGGGGATAAACTGCGTGAGCTGGCGACCTTTGCGGGCAATCCGATGATTGCATTGACGCTGGCCGTGCTCTTTGCGATGTGGTCGTTGGGGCTGGCGTGCGGGTATCGTCCGGTGGAGGTCCTGCGTTTCACCGAGTCGTCTATTGCGGCGGTGGGCATGACCTTGCTCGTGATCGGCGGCGGCGGCGGCTTTGCGCGCGTGCTGCGGGACAGCGGCGTTGCGGAGTCCATCGGACGCCTCGGCGAGGCCGTGCATCTCTCGCCGCTGATGTACGGCTGGATGGTCTCGGCCTTCATCCGGGTGGCCACGGGGTCGGCAACGGTGGCCATCACCACGGCGTCGGGCCTCCTGGTGCCGGTGCTGGCCGCTTATCCCGAAATGGGTCAGAACCACAAGGCCCTGATCGTGGTCGCCATCGGTTGCGGCTCCCTGTTTTTGTCCCACCTCAACGATTCTGGGTTTTGGATCGTCAAGGACTCCCTGGGCCTGACCGTTCCGCAGACGCTGCGCACGTGGACCGTCTGCGAGACGATCGTCGGTATTGTGGGGATGCTCCTCTCGCTTGCGGTGTATCAGATGCTCTGA
- the rplO gene encoding 50S ribosomal protein L15, which translates to MRLHNLKPRPGAKHRRKRLGSGESSGHGKTSGRGGKGQSARSGSSIRIGFEGGQMPLIRRLPKRGFNNAAHATRYLPVNLESLNRFEDGAVVDEAMLRASGLANGAGDGIKILARGRLERKLTVRVAAFSAVAREAIERLGGVAEVAGK; encoded by the coding sequence ATGCGTCTTCACAATCTCAAGCCAAGGCCGGGCGCCAAGCATCGGCGCAAACGTCTGGGCTCCGGCGAATCCAGCGGGCATGGCAAGACCTCCGGTCGCGGCGGCAAGGGCCAGTCGGCGCGGTCGGGCAGTTCAATCCGGATCGGCTTCGAGGGGGGACAGATGCCCCTCATCCGGCGGCTGCCCAAGCGCGGGTTCAACAATGCGGCTCACGCAACCCGTTACCTTCCCGTGAACCTCGAATCGCTCAATCGCTTCGAGGACGGGGCCGTGGTGGATGAAGCCATGCTGCGCGCCTCGGGCCTCGCGAACGGGGCCGGGGACGGCATCAAGATCCTGGCCAGGGGCCGGTTGGAGCGAAAGCTGACGGTCCGGGTGGCCGCCTTCAGTGCGGTGGCCCGTGAGGCGATTGAACGGCTCGGAGGCGTCGCCGAAGTCGCAGGGAAATAG
- the rpsD gene encoding 30S ribosomal protein S4 produces MARYTGPRTRISRRFGVEIFGASKYLERRNFPPGVHGPKSRRKFSDYAIGLAEKQKLRYYYGLLERQFRSVYARALRMRGVTGEKMLQILETRLDSVVYQAGFGLTRAQARQFISHGHVRVNGRKVAVPSFAVKVNDVVEVRDHAVSRQQASKALEASTSRVVPDWLALEKDHLRVRLLRVPSRDEIKPIANEQAVVEFYSR; encoded by the coding sequence ATGGCTCGTTACACCGGCCCCCGCACCCGCATCAGCCGCCGCTTCGGCGTCGAAATCTTCGGCGCTTCGAAGTATCTGGAGCGGCGCAATTTCCCCCCTGGCGTTCATGGACCGAAGTCCCGCCGCAAATTCAGTGACTATGCCATCGGCCTGGCCGAGAAGCAGAAGCTGCGGTACTACTATGGCCTGCTTGAGCGGCAGTTCCGGAGTGTCTACGCCCGGGCACTGCGCATGCGCGGGGTGACGGGTGAAAAGATGCTCCAGATCCTGGAGACCCGGCTCGACAGCGTCGTCTACCAGGCGGGCTTCGGGCTGACCCGCGCGCAGGCGCGTCAGTTCATCTCCCATGGCCACGTCCGCGTCAATGGCCGCAAGGTGGCGGTGCCCAGCTTCGCGGTGAAGGTCAACGATGTCGTCGAGGTCCGGGACCACGCCGTCAGCCGTCAACAGGCCAGCAAGGCCCTTGAAGCGTCCACCAGCCGGGTGGTGCCCGACTGGCTCGCGCTGGAGAAGGACCACTTGAGGGTCCGTTTGCTGCGGGTACCCTCCCGTGACGAGATCAAACCGATCGCCAACGAGCAGGCGGTCGTCGAATTTTACTCCCGCTAG
- the rplR gene encoding 50S ribosomal protein L18 — MKPEEKRRRRQLRHWRLRKKVVGTASRPRMSVKFSGTHIYVQFVDDAAGRTLASAGTRDKGAVLESLGANVRNAMVTGKRAAEAARAAGIEAVVFDRGAARYHGKVKALADAAREAGLKF; from the coding sequence ATGAAACCCGAAGAAAAGCGCCGGAGACGGCAATTGCGCCACTGGCGGCTCCGCAAGAAGGTGGTGGGCACCGCCTCCCGGCCGCGCATGAGCGTCAAGTTCTCAGGAACTCATATTTACGTGCAGTTTGTGGACGATGCGGCCGGCAGGACGCTGGCGTCGGCGGGCACCCGGGACAAGGGCGCCGTGCTGGAGTCCCTGGGGGCAAATGTCCGCAATGCGATGGTGACTGGGAAACGGGCGGCCGAGGCGGCCCGGGCCGCCGGGATCGAAGCCGTGGTCTTCGATCGGGGTGCCGCCCGGTACCACGGCAAGGTCAAGGCGCTCGCCGACGCGGCGCGGGAGGCGGGTCTCAAATTTTAA
- the secY gene encoding preprotein translocase subunit SecY, whose amino-acid sequence MRQLFKTFSNCLKIPELRSRIIFTALVLIVARLIAMTPVPGLNGADLARYFAEQAEKQGGGNSIIALYSLFTGGAIENCAVGALGIMPYISATIILQLLSAVIPGLNKLAREEGGRAKIIAYGRYLTVLLCLGQGFVMALGWQNPENTFPGFTGNLVLVENPWIYRFQTTIILTTGTLLLMWLGEQVTERGVGNGVSLIIMIGILARLPAALRAVWSLFFPMEGVARTVNWMYAVFLILLLLSVIAAVVMITQGQRKIPVQYAQRAVGRKVYSGGTSYMPLRVNYAGVMPVIFAQAILMFPGMILQKLGQMYKVPFFETLAGLFSQASWFYIFAEALMILFFAYFWVATQFNELQVADDLKKHGGYIPGVRPGVATSDFLHRTMSRITFAGGMFLVVVALIPTLMTRYLKLDYSITQFFGGTSILITVGVLLDTMRQMESFLLMRHYDGFLKKGRVKGRF is encoded by the coding sequence ATCCGACAGCTTTTCAAGACGTTCTCCAATTGCCTGAAGATTCCGGAGTTGCGTTCCCGGATCATCTTCACGGCCTTGGTGTTGATCGTCGCCCGGCTGATCGCCATGACCCCGGTTCCGGGGCTTAATGGTGCGGATCTTGCCCGTTACTTTGCAGAGCAGGCCGAGAAGCAGGGAGGCGGGAATTCCATCATCGCCCTCTACAGTTTGTTCACCGGCGGGGCGATCGAGAACTGTGCCGTGGGTGCGCTCGGCATCATGCCGTACATCAGTGCGACGATCATCCTGCAGCTGCTGTCCGCCGTCATTCCAGGCCTCAACAAGCTCGCCCGCGAGGAAGGGGGACGCGCCAAGATCATTGCCTACGGACGCTACCTGACGGTGCTGCTGTGCCTTGGACAGGGTTTTGTGATGGCCCTGGGGTGGCAGAACCCGGAAAACACGTTTCCTGGGTTCACGGGAAATCTGGTCCTGGTGGAGAACCCGTGGATCTACAGGTTCCAGACCACCATCATCCTGACCACGGGCACCCTCCTGCTGATGTGGCTGGGCGAGCAGGTCACGGAGCGCGGTGTCGGCAACGGCGTTTCGCTGATCATCATGATCGGCATTCTGGCCCGGCTTCCCGCCGCCCTGCGGGCGGTGTGGTCGCTGTTCTTCCCGATGGAGGGAGTGGCCCGGACGGTCAACTGGATGTACGCGGTGTTCCTGATCCTGCTGCTCCTGTCGGTCATCGCGGCGGTGGTGATGATCACCCAGGGTCAGCGGAAGATCCCCGTGCAGTACGCGCAACGTGCGGTCGGGCGCAAGGTCTACTCGGGCGGCACCTCGTACATGCCGCTGCGGGTCAACTACGCCGGGGTGATGCCCGTGATTTTCGCCCAGGCCATCCTGATGTTTCCAGGGATGATCCTCCAGAAGCTTGGCCAGATGTACAAGGTGCCGTTCTTCGAGACCCTGGCCGGTCTCTTCAGCCAGGCCAGCTGGTTTTACATCTTCGCCGAGGCGTTGATGATCCTGTTCTTTGCCTACTTCTGGGTCGCCACCCAGTTCAACGAGCTTCAGGTCGCCGACGATCTGAAGAAACACGGCGGCTACATTCCGGGCGTGCGCCCCGGGGTGGCCACCAGCGACTTCCTGCACCGGACGATGAGCCGGATTACCTTCGCCGGGGGCATGTTCCTGGTCGTGGTGGCCCTGATCCCGACCCTGATGACCCGCTACCTCAAGCTGGACTATTCCATCACCCAGTTTTTCGGAGGAACCTCCATCCTCATCACCGTGGGTGTCCTGCTCGACACCATGCGCCAAATGGAGTCCTTCCTGCTGATGAGGCACTACGATGGCTTCCTCAAGAAGGGAAGGGTCAAGGGCCGGTTTTGA
- the map gene encoding type I methionyl aminopeptidase, giving the protein MTASRNRSETELGYIRNAGALAARVLREASALVTPGLTTRDLDARVGEIIRNHGAISAFFGYRNFPAQCCLSVNEGVVHGIGTDRRLQFGDLLKMDIGVRHRGFVGDVAMSMAVGGCSPLAQKLMDVTLEALHLGIAQARPGNRVLDISRAIQGHVESNGFSVVREFVGHGVGRTLHEEPQVPNFVDERNTARLRPGMAIAIEPMVNAGQPGVEILGDRWTVVTRDRQLSAHFEHTVLITGGDPEILTRDGTSPLY; this is encoded by the coding sequence GTGACAGCGTCCCGTAACCGATCTGAGACGGAGCTGGGGTACATCCGGAATGCGGGCGCCCTGGCCGCCCGCGTTCTTCGTGAAGCCTCCGCCCTGGTGACCCCCGGGCTGACGACCCGGGATCTTGACGCCCGTGTCGGCGAGATCATCCGGAACCATGGGGCCATCAGCGCCTTCTTCGGATACCGCAACTTTCCCGCGCAATGCTGCCTCTCGGTGAATGAGGGGGTGGTGCATGGGATTGGGACGGACCGGCGGCTTCAGTTCGGTGATTTGCTCAAGATGGACATCGGGGTGCGGCATCGCGGATTTGTTGGCGATGTCGCCATGTCCATGGCGGTGGGGGGATGCTCCCCCCTGGCGCAAAAACTGATGGACGTGACGCTTGAAGCGCTGCACCTGGGAATTGCCCAGGCGCGCCCGGGGAACCGGGTCCTGGACATCTCCCGGGCCATCCAGGGTCACGTGGAGTCCAACGGATTCAGCGTGGTGCGCGAGTTCGTCGGCCACGGGGTCGGGCGAACGCTGCACGAGGAGCCGCAGGTCCCGAACTTTGTGGACGAGCGAAACACGGCGCGACTGCGCCCGGGAATGGCCATTGCCATCGAACCGATGGTCAATGCGGGTCAGCCGGGCGTCGAGATCCTTGGGGACCGTTGGACCGTGGTGACCCGCGACCGTCAGCTGTCGGCCCATTTCGAGCACACCGTGCTCATCACCGGGGGCGATCCGGAAATTTTGACCCGGGACGGCACCTCGCCGCTTTACTGA
- the rpsM gene encoding 30S ribosomal protein S13, whose protein sequence is MPRILGVDIPGEKRIDIALRYIYGLGPVNSLEVLARAGVDPAIRARSLDEGQLSQIVNAIQDGKHVIEGDLRRELGMNLKRLQAIKSYRGSRHSRSLPVRGQRTQTNARTRKGPRRTVGVQRNPSAKSGTT, encoded by the coding sequence ATGCCACGAATTCTGGGAGTCGACATTCCGGGGGAGAAGCGCATTGACATTGCGCTTCGGTACATCTACGGCCTCGGGCCGGTCAACTCGCTTGAGGTCCTCGCGCGGGCCGGCGTTGACCCTGCGATCCGCGCCCGAAGTCTGGATGAGGGTCAGTTGTCCCAGATCGTGAATGCCATCCAGGATGGAAAGCACGTGATCGAGGGCGATCTGCGTCGTGAGTTGGGCATGAACCTGAAGCGACTTCAGGCGATCAAGTCCTACCGGGGGTCGCGGCATTCGCGGAGCCTCCCGGTCCGGGGGCAGCGCACCCAGACCAACGCCCGCACCCGGAAGGGACCGCGACGCACGGTGGGTGTGCAGCGAAATCCGTCCGCAAAGTCCGGCACCACCTGA
- the rpsK gene encoding 30S ribosomal protein S11 produces the protein MAEEIKAKKGPAKAGGSPEASAIKKTAPEAGAADPAGPAAAPAAPGAVAAPTAAELLGEELKPQKIIRAKGSKNIPSGIANIVATFNNTVVTISDAQGNTLSWSTAGRVGFKGSRKSTAFAAQQAAQDAARQAMAHGLREVEVRVNGPGSGRESAIRALQAVGLEITAIRDITPVPHNGCRPRKKRRV, from the coding sequence ATGGCAGAAGAAATCAAGGCAAAGAAGGGGCCCGCCAAGGCCGGGGGTTCCCCGGAGGCGTCGGCCATCAAGAAGACCGCCCCGGAGGCGGGGGCTGCCGATCCGGCAGGCCCGGCCGCGGCTCCCGCGGCACCGGGCGCAGTGGCAGCACCCACCGCCGCCGAGTTGCTCGGGGAGGAACTCAAGCCCCAGAAAATCATTCGGGCCAAGGGATCCAAGAACATCCCCTCCGGCATCGCCAATATTGTGGCCACCTTCAACAACACCGTGGTGACCATTTCCGATGCCCAGGGAAACACCCTGAGCTGGAGCACCGCCGGGCGCGTGGGCTTCAAGGGGTCCCGGAAAAGCACGGCCTTCGCGGCCCAGCAGGCGGCCCAGGATGCCGCCCGTCAGGCGATGGCGCATGGACTCCGCGAGGTTGAGGTCCGGGTCAACGGTCCGGGTTCGGGTCGTGAGTCGGCGATCCGTGCGCTCCAGGCGGTTGGTCTGGAAATCACCGCGATCCGCGACATCACCCCCGTCCCCCATAACGGGTGCCGTCCCCGCAAGAAGCGGCGCGTCTAG
- the rpsH gene encoding 30S ribosomal protein S8 has protein sequence MHDPISDLLTRIRNAGMAQHRELVLPHSRLKEAVARILQQEGFLSAVRVEGTPLKQLHLELKYQGRRSAITGLRQISTPGLRRYVGAGSIPRVLGGLGVAVLSTPKGVVTGSDARKLNVGGEVLCYVW, from the coding sequence ATGCACGATCCCATCTCTGACCTCCTGACCCGCATCCGGAACGCCGGCATGGCCCAGCATCGGGAGTTGGTGCTGCCGCACTCCCGTCTCAAGGAGGCCGTGGCCCGCATCCTCCAGCAGGAGGGATTCCTCAGCGCGGTTCGTGTTGAGGGCACCCCACTGAAACAACTTCACCTCGAACTGAAGTATCAGGGCCGGCGCAGCGCCATCACGGGTCTGCGGCAGATCTCCACCCCCGGTCTCCGCCGTTATGTGGGAGCCGGCTCGATCCCAAGGGTCCTCGGAGGCCTGGGTGTTGCGGTCCTGTCCACCCCAAAAGGTGTCGTGACCGGGTCCGATGCGCGGAAACTGAACGTGGGTGGTGAAGTCCTCTGTTACGTCTGGTAA